The proteins below come from a single Triticum aestivum cultivar Chinese Spring chromosome 5D, IWGSC CS RefSeq v2.1, whole genome shotgun sequence genomic window:
- the LOC123119870 gene encoding uncharacterized protein produces MGTYRQLHDSSPTLQYLTSTLHHSYSCGAYTLKYMLTWDGDKITEDFTQAEIHIFSWKICSSLLRSDCNKLRKKSYKNPIEKDEYEASIPEERKGADDDVTIVSNPDVTNKPDTSGAPKRKRGRPRKNAPPSNPVKQQFDTETIAKQVESKRRKRKPSNAVSSPFVQP; encoded by the exons ATGGGTACGTATAGGCAGCTACATGATTCCTCACCTACATTACAATACTTAACTTCAACTTTACATCACAGTTATTCCTGTGGAGCGTACACACTCAAATACATGTTGACATGGGACGGAGACAAAATTACTGAGGATTTCACACAG GCAGAAATACATATTTTCAGCTGGAAAATATGTTCAAGCCTGCTGCGTTCGGATTGCAACAAGCTTCGGAAAAAATCATACAAGAATCCTATAGAG AAGGACGAGTACGAAGCCAGCATTCCAGAGGAACGAAAAGGTGCAGACGACGACGTCACGATTGTCAGCAACCCTGATGTTACAAACAAACCAGACACATCCGGTGCCCCAAAGCGTAAACGTGGACGCCCGAGGAAGAATGCCCCTCCTAGTAATCCAGTGAAACAACAATTTGACACAGAGACTATCGCTAAACAAGTGGAGTCAAAAAGACGCAAGCGCAAACCATCAAACGCCGTGTCCAGCCCATTCGTACAGCCATGA